The following are from one region of the Armatimonadota bacterium genome:
- the atpH gene encoding ATP synthase F1 subunit delta has protein sequence MDLKLARRYARALFVSALEQQAAERVAKDLDETANTINGSEELRRAMYNPLVADERKTEIVQQLFRESVHPLTMRLLEVMIQKDRELLFEEVRDEYNRLLEDHLGMAKAVVYSALPLEQGDRQRIVESLEKAMGKKIEADFETEPSLIGGVRAVIGDYEVDGSIRRYLDEMRDSARLEIERRRAV, from the coding sequence GTGGATCTGAAGCTGGCGCGGCGATATGCAAGGGCGCTCTTTGTGAGCGCATTGGAGCAGCAGGCCGCCGAGCGCGTCGCCAAAGACCTGGACGAAACGGCCAATACGATCAACGGCAGCGAAGAGCTTCGCAGGGCGATGTACAACCCGTTGGTAGCCGACGAGCGCAAAACGGAGATCGTCCAGCAGCTCTTTCGAGAGTCGGTCCATCCCCTCACCATGCGGCTCCTTGAGGTGATGATCCAAAAGGATCGAGAGCTGCTATTTGAAGAGGTTCGCGACGAATACAACCGGCTTTTGGAAGATCATCTGGGCATGGCCAAGGCAGTGGTCTATTCTGCCCTGCCCTTAGAGCAAGGCGACCGACAGCGCATCGTCGAATCGTTAGAAAAGGCGATGGGCAAGAAGATCGAGGCCGACTTTGAAACAGAGCCGTCCCTGATCGGCGGCGTTCGAGCGGTGATCGGCGATTATGAGGTGGATGGAAGCATCCGTAGATATTTGGACGAGATGAGGGACAGCGCGCGCTTGGAGATCGAGCGGCGCCGCGCGGTGTAA
- the atpG gene encoding ATP synthase F1 subunit gamma, with translation MMSVRAIRGRIKAAKNIQQITRAMKLVSAARLRRAQDRALAARPYAEKMREVMVELGRAGDLPPNPLLEKREIRQVGTLILTSDRGLCGSFNLNVIRKATDVLRDVDRSNATLFCMGKRGHQFFSRRDYQIAFADSMPNTGVTVEQAMELTNRLRDAFESGSVDAVHLVFPKFISPLTQIPTVVQLLPIEPPVEEGDGGHSRDFLFEPPAPELLAKLLPRYLFNQVFQALLEASASEHGARMTAMSMASDNAGKMIKELTLTMNRMRQASITKEILEVVSGAEALK, from the coding sequence ATGATGTCCGTCCGCGCCATTCGCGGGCGCATAAAAGCCGCGAAGAACATTCAGCAGATCACCCGCGCCATGAAGCTGGTGTCGGCGGCGCGACTGCGCCGCGCGCAGGATCGCGCGCTGGCCGCCAGGCCCTATGCCGAAAAGATGCGCGAAGTGATGGTGGAACTGGGCCGTGCGGGCGATCTGCCGCCCAATCCTCTGTTGGAAAAGCGCGAGATTCGACAAGTTGGAACGTTGATTCTGACCTCGGATCGCGGGCTGTGCGGCTCGTTCAATCTGAACGTCATTCGAAAGGCGACCGATGTGCTCCGAGACGTTGATCGAAGCAACGCGACGCTCTTTTGCATGGGAAAGCGCGGTCATCAGTTCTTTTCGCGGCGAGACTACCAGATTGCCTTTGCCGATTCGATGCCGAACACGGGCGTTACCGTCGAGCAGGCCATGGAACTGACGAATCGATTGCGAGACGCCTTTGAGTCGGGCTCAGTGGACGCTGTGCACTTGGTTTTTCCCAAGTTCATCAGCCCGCTGACCCAGATACCGACGGTCGTGCAATTGCTGCCCATCGAGCCGCCAGTAGAAGAAGGCGACGGCGGGCACAGCCGAGACTTTCTTTTTGAGCCTCCGGCGCCCGAACTTTTGGCCAAGCTTCTGCCCCGCTACCTGTTCAACCAGGTCTTTCAGGCGCTTTTGGAAGCCTCCGCAAGCGAGCACGGCGCGCGCATGACGGCCATGTCGATGGCCAGCGACAATGCGGGGAAGATGATCAAAGAACTGACGCTGACGATGAACCGAATGCGCCAAGCTTCGATTACGAAAGAGATCTTAGAAGTGGTCTCCGGCGCCGAAGCGCTGAAGTAA
- a CDS encoding PEP-CTERM sorting domain-containing protein, with protein sequence MKTFAMVLLASLLVAGHSQVTLISSTFDTDDEGWNIFSDGRDFQWVSNVGNPPGSVFAIDITNGQWWYFRASDAFLRNKSAAYGGTLSWQINCNARDASNNTIPDVVLIGAGMTLVYDLPQPVVNVWHPYSVSLVETAGWRINSFTGAVPTEAQFRAVLANLTAMRLRGEFRTGADQAYLDNVAMTGFCPSQGQMIGDLNGDRIVDDTDLSLVLEAFGQTGWAMAEDTNCDGIIDDIDLANVLENFGRTW encoded by the coding sequence ATGAAGACCTTCGCTATGGTGTTGCTTGCGTCGCTGCTCGTTGCAGGCCATTCGCAAGTTACTCTGATCTCCAGCACGTTCGATACGGATGACGAGGGCTGGAACATTTTCTCGGACGGGCGAGACTTTCAATGGGTGAGCAACGTCGGCAACCCGCCCGGCTCGGTCTTCGCCATCGATATCACCAATGGTCAGTGGTGGTACTTCCGTGCATCCGATGCGTTTTTGAGAAACAAGAGCGCGGCCTATGGCGGCACGCTCTCTTGGCAAATCAACTGCAACGCTCGCGACGCGTCGAACAACACGATTCCCGATGTCGTCCTGATCGGAGCAGGCATGACGCTCGTCTACGATCTGCCTCAACCAGTCGTCAACGTCTGGCACCCCTACTCGGTCTCGCTGGTCGAGACTGCAGGCTGGCGGATCAACTCGTTTACGGGCGCGGTTCCGACCGAAGCGCAGTTTAGAGCCGTTTTGGCCAACTTGACGGCTATGCGTCTGCGCGGCGAGTTTCGCACCGGCGCCGATCAGGCCTATCTGGACAACGTCGCCATGACCGGATTCTGCCCGTCTCAAGGTCAGATGATCGGCGATTTGAACGGCGACCGGATAGTGGACGACACCGACCTGTCTCTCGTGCTAGAGGCGTTTGGACAGACGGGTTGGGCGATGGCGGAAGACACCAACTGCGACGGCATCATCGACGACATCGATCTGGCGAATGTGCTAGAGAACTTCGGTCGGACGTGGTGA
- the atpE gene encoding ATP synthase F0 subunit C produces MEQGIGLYLFGLALATGLGLPLAVVGAGIGQGKAAAGAMEGMARQPELAGRIQTAMIIALAFIESLVLYALVMFFLLQGRLPAVADLVTQFKG; encoded by the coding sequence ATGGAGCAAGGAATTGGACTTTATCTGTTCGGTCTGGCGCTGGCCACTGGCCTGGGTCTGCCGTTAGCCGTCGTTGGCGCGGGCATCGGTCAGGGCAAGGCGGCCGCCGGCGCCATGGAAGGCATGGCTCGCCAGCCAGAGTTGGCCGGTCGAATCCAGACGGCGATGATCATTGCGCTCGCGTTTATCGAGTCGCTGGTTTTGTACGCTCTGGTCATGTTCTTCCTGCTGCAGGGCCGGTTGCCTGCAGTCGCGGATCTGGTTACCCAGTTTAAGGGCTAA
- a CDS encoding F0F1 ATP synthase subunit alpha: MAIRPEEITSILAKEIQEFQKTADAESVGTVLQVGDGIARVYGLPDALMGELLAFPGDMMGMALNLEEDNIGVVILGSDEELKEGDPVRRTGRIVEVPVGSAVLGRVVDALGRPVDGKGPIVADEYRRLEILAPGVIDRQPVKEPLQTGIKAIDSMIPIGRGQRELIIGDRSIGKTAIAIDTIINQKYTHDTDSPVFCVYVAIGLKMATVARIVNTLEHHGAMAYTTIVVAAAGDPNSLQFLAPYTGCTIGEFFRDKGQHALAVYDDLSKQAQAYRAVSLLLRRPPGREAYPGDVFYLHSRLLERAAKLSAEKGGGSLTALPIIETQAGDVSAYIPTNVISITDGQIYLEPSLFFAGARPAINVGISVSRVGGSAQIKAMKQTAGRLKLDMAQFREVLAFAQFASDLDKVTQNQLNRGLRLTEVLKQPQYVPMPVEQQITIIFAAVQGYLDDLPVEKAADFEKGFHPFIAEKYPELTETIRREKELTSDLEATLRKAIEEYKAEFKREHNLS, encoded by the coding sequence ATGGCGATAAGGCCCGAAGAAATAACCAGCATACTGGCAAAGGAAATACAGGAGTTTCAGAAGACTGCCGACGCAGAGAGCGTGGGCACGGTGCTTCAGGTTGGCGACGGCATTGCCCGAGTTTACGGCCTGCCCGACGCGCTGATGGGCGAACTGCTGGCCTTCCCCGGCGACATGATGGGCATGGCGCTGAACTTAGAAGAAGACAACATCGGCGTCGTGATCCTGGGATCGGACGAAGAATTGAAAGAGGGCGACCCGGTGCGCCGAACGGGCCGAATCGTCGAGGTGCCGGTTGGCAGCGCCGTGTTGGGGCGCGTGGTAGACGCTCTAGGGCGCCCGGTGGACGGCAAAGGCCCAATTGTGGCCGACGAGTACCGGCGATTAGAGATTCTGGCTCCCGGCGTTATCGACCGCCAACCGGTCAAAGAGCCGCTTCAGACTGGAATCAAGGCGATCGATAGCATGATCCCGATCGGACGCGGCCAGCGAGAGCTGATCATCGGCGACCGATCGATCGGTAAGACCGCCATTGCTATCGATACCATCATCAATCAAAAGTACACGCACGACACCGACAGCCCGGTCTTCTGCGTCTACGTCGCGATCGGCCTAAAGATGGCCACCGTCGCCCGCATCGTCAATACGCTTGAGCATCACGGCGCCATGGCTTACACGACCATCGTCGTGGCGGCAGCGGGCGACCCGAACAGTTTGCAGTTTTTGGCGCCCTACACAGGTTGCACCATTGGCGAATTCTTTAGAGACAAGGGCCAGCACGCGCTTGCGGTTTACGACGACCTTTCGAAGCAGGCGCAAGCCTATCGCGCTGTTTCGCTGCTGTTACGCCGACCGCCTGGCCGCGAGGCCTATCCCGGCGACGTTTTCTACCTGCACTCTCGATTGTTGGAGCGCGCGGCCAAACTGAGCGCCGAAAAGGGCGGCGGATCGCTCACAGCGCTTCCGATTATTGAAACGCAAGCGGGCGACGTGTCGGCCTACATTCCTACTAACGTCATCTCCATCACCGATGGTCAGATTTATCTGGAGCCGAGCCTCTTCTTTGCAGGCGCGCGCCCGGCGATTAACGTCGGAATCTCGGTCAGCCGAGTGGGCGGATCGGCACAGATTAAAGCAATGAAGCAGACAGCCGGACGCCTGAAGCTGGACATGGCGCAGTTCCGAGAAGTATTGGCCTTTGCACAATTTGCCAGCGACCTGGACAAGGTAACGCAGAACCAGCTGAACAGGGGACTGCGACTGACCGAAGTTTTGAAGCAGCCGCAATATGTGCCGATGCCGGTGGAGCAGCAGATCACGATCATCTTTGCGGCCGTTCAGGGCTACTTGGACGATTTGCCGGTTGAGAAGGCTGCCGACTTTGAGAAGGGCTTTCACCCGTTCATCGCCGAAAAATATCCCGAACTGACCGAGACGATCCGGCGAGAGAAAGAGCTGACAAGCGACCTTGAGGCGACGCTGCGCAAGGCGATTGAAGAGTACAAAGCCGAGTTTAAGCGGGAGCACAATCTGTCATGA
- a CDS encoding Rrf2 family transcriptional regulator: MVRLLELGARTEYAVRTMAILATKGEGAVETVKNLAAEAEVSVHFLYSIFDLLVRGRLINAHKGRVRGFSLARPADQISFLDIVHAVEGPIEKAQCLLDKRDICRPEKPCAAHASWSRMRERVEQELAACTLDKMSEQNPPWERLKEA; the protein is encoded by the coding sequence ATGGTCAGGCTTCTGGAATTGGGCGCAAGGACCGAGTATGCCGTGCGAACGATGGCGATTCTTGCCACAAAGGGCGAAGGCGCCGTCGAAACCGTCAAGAACTTGGCTGCAGAAGCCGAGGTGTCGGTCCATTTTCTCTATTCGATATTCGACCTGTTGGTTCGAGGTCGATTGATCAACGCGCACAAGGGCCGCGTCCGAGGGTTTTCATTAGCGCGACCTGCAGACCAGATCAGCTTTCTCGACATCGTGCACGCCGTAGAAGGCCCGATCGAGAAGGCGCAGTGTCTGCTGGACAAGCGCGACATCTGCCGGCCGGAAAAGCCATGCGCCGCCCATGCCAGCTGGTCGCGAATGCGGGAGCGCGTAGAGCAAGAGCTGGCCGCGTGCACCCTGGACAAAATGTCCGAGCAGAATCCACCGTGGGAGCGCCTCAAGGAGGCCTAA
- a CDS encoding universal stress protein, which translates to MLQLSKIVCPTDFSDPAMAALAMAKGLAKQFGAKLYLIHVVPPIPLAPASIGFETALYEDELRKSAEEEMKKLVQELRSQGIEAEGKTVRGEPCDQIVEHAKEVAADMIVIATHGHTGWKHVLFGSVAEKVVRLAGCPVLSFRPNAH; encoded by the coding sequence ATGCTTCAACTATCGAAGATCGTCTGCCCGACCGATTTTAGCGATCCGGCTATGGCCGCGCTTGCGATGGCTAAGGGTCTGGCAAAGCAGTTTGGCGCGAAACTCTACCTGATTCACGTCGTTCCGCCGATTCCGCTCGCTCCTGCATCCATTGGCTTCGAGACGGCGCTCTACGAAGACGAGCTTCGAAAGTCGGCGGAAGAGGAGATGAAAAAGCTCGTTCAAGAGCTCCGATCGCAAGGCATTGAGGCCGAAGGCAAGACGGTTCGAGGCGAACCGTGCGACCAGATTGTCGAACACGCCAAGGAAGTCGCCGCCGACATGATCGTCATCGCCACCCATGGACACACCGGCTGGAAGCATGTGCTGTTCGGTTCGGTTGCAGAGAAAGTGGTTCGGTTGGCGGGTTGCCCGGTGCTGAGTTTTCGGCCTAACGCCCATTGA
- a CDS encoding sodium-translocating pyrophosphatase, whose protein sequence is MAAGAFLAPVVLLTLLALCALRYRLATPVAFLISGLALASPDSEHVSEANLVVPNLSDTATASFLGMSGHNLLMIGIVVSLLGMVFGLAVYSQLRGMPVHKSMLEISELIYETCKTYLLTQMKFITILWFFIGAVITAYFAFFLKFEPVKVVIILIFSLVGIAGSMVVAWFGIRVNTFANSRTAFAALGGKPFPCYAIPIKAGMSIGMLLISVELLIMLGILLFIPGDYAGACFIGFAVGESLGAAALRVAGGIFTKIADIGADLMKIVFKIKEDDARNPGVIADCTGDNAGDSVGPSADGFETYGVTGVALITFILLAVTNPAVQVQLLVWIFVIRVIMVAASAVAYFVNDAIAKARYGAANEFNYEAPLTSLVWITSILSIGLTFIASKMLIPTLDGNDNLWLPLAGIITCGTLAGAIIPELVKVFTSTESGHVSEVVTSSREGGSSLNILSGFVAGNYSAFWLGATITGLMGIAWWLSSHGLGQLMTINNHDASAVFAFGLVAFGFLGMGPVTIAVDSYGPVTDNAQSVYELSMIESQPNIEAELKKDFGIDANFELAKHNLEANDGAGNTFKATAKPVLIGTAVVGATTMIFSIILMLTNKLQPELLAKLSILYPPFLLGLIAGGAVIYWFTGASTQAVTTGAYRAVEFIKKNIKLEGVEKASIEDSKKVVEICTQYAQKGMYNIFFTVFLGTLAFACFESFFFIGYLIAIALFGLFQALFMANAGGAWDNAKKIVEVELKEKGTDLHAATVVGDTVGDPFKDTSSVAMNPIIKFTTLFGLLAVELAEQLTTDQRHIAAGLLFLGCLYFVHRSFYGMRIQTGKLVKAH, encoded by the coding sequence ATGGCTGCCGGAGCGTTCCTAGCGCCCGTTGTTCTGTTGACCCTGCTTGCGCTTTGCGCATTGAGATACCGATTGGCGACTCCGGTCGCCTTTTTGATTTCTGGCCTGGCTCTGGCAAGCCCCGATAGCGAGCACGTCAGCGAGGCCAACCTTGTCGTCCCCAACCTGTCCGATACTGCAACAGCCAGTTTTCTGGGCATGTCGGGACACAACCTGTTGATGATCGGCATCGTCGTCTCGCTGCTCGGTATGGTGTTCGGGCTGGCGGTCTATTCCCAACTCAGGGGCATGCCCGTGCACAAGTCGATGCTGGAGATCAGCGAACTGATCTACGAAACCTGCAAGACCTACCTGCTGACCCAGATGAAGTTCATCACCATCCTCTGGTTCTTCATCGGCGCGGTCATCACGGCCTACTTTGCGTTCTTCCTAAAGTTCGAGCCGGTCAAGGTCGTAATCATCCTGATCTTCTCGCTGGTCGGCATCGCGGGCAGCATGGTGGTAGCCTGGTTCGGCATTCGCGTGAACACCTTTGCCAACTCGCGCACGGCGTTTGCGGCGCTGGGCGGCAAGCCGTTCCCCTGCTACGCCATTCCGATCAAGGCAGGCATGAGCATCGGCATGTTGCTGATCTCGGTCGAACTTTTGATCATGCTCGGCATCTTGCTCTTCATCCCCGGCGACTATGCGGGCGCCTGTTTCATCGGCTTTGCAGTCGGCGAATCGCTCGGCGCGGCCGCGCTTAGGGTAGCGGGCGGAATCTTTACCAAGATCGCCGACATCGGCGCCGACCTGATGAAGATCGTCTTCAAGATCAAGGAAGACGATGCTCGAAACCCGGGCGTCATTGCAGACTGCACAGGCGACAACGCAGGCGACTCGGTCGGTCCGTCGGCAGACGGCTTCGAGACCTACGGCGTAACCGGCGTCGCGCTGATCACCTTCATCCTGCTGGCGGTTACCAATCCAGCCGTGCAGGTTCAACTGTTAGTCTGGATATTCGTCATTCGCGTCATCATGGTCGCCGCAAGCGCGGTGGCTTACTTTGTAAACGACGCGATCGCCAAGGCCAGATATGGGGCGGCTAATGAATTCAACTACGAGGCGCCGCTCACTTCGTTGGTTTGGATCACCTCGATCCTCTCCATCGGCCTGACCTTTATCGCCTCTAAGATGCTCATCCCCACGCTGGACGGAAACGACAACTTGTGGCTGCCGCTGGCCGGAATCATTACCTGCGGAACGCTCGCGGGCGCCATCATCCCCGAGTTGGTCAAGGTCTTTACGTCCACCGAATCGGGGCACGTCAGCGAAGTCGTTACGTCATCCAGGGAAGGCGGCTCGTCGCTCAACATCCTCTCCGGTTTCGTCGCTGGCAACTACAGCGCGTTCTGGCTGGGCGCCACGATCACCGGCCTGATGGGCATCGCCTGGTGGCTCAGTTCGCATGGGCTCGGTCAGCTCATGACCATCAACAATCACGACGCATCGGCCGTCTTTGCGTTCGGTCTGGTGGCCTTCGGCTTTTTGGGCATGGGGCCGGTTACCATCGCGGTCGATAGCTACGGCCCGGTAACCGATAACGCTCAGTCCGTCTACGAGCTCTCCATGATCGAATCGCAGCCGAACATCGAAGCGGAGCTTAAAAAAGACTTCGGCATCGACGCCAATTTCGAGTTGGCCAAGCACAATCTGGAGGCCAACGACGGTGCGGGCAATACGTTTAAGGCAACGGCCAAACCGGTCTTGATCGGCACGGCGGTGGTCGGCGCAACCACGATGATCTTCTCGATCATCCTGATGCTGACCAACAAACTGCAGCCCGAACTGCTTGCCAAACTCTCCATCCTCTATCCGCCGTTCTTGCTGGGTCTGATCGCGGGCGGCGCGGTCATCTACTGGTTCACCGGCGCATCGACCCAAGCCGTAACGACGGGCGCCTATCGAGCGGTCGAGTTCATCAAGAAGAACATCAAGCTAGAAGGCGTCGAAAAGGCGTCGATCGAAGACAGCAAAAAGGTCGTCGAGATCTGCACCCAATACGCGCAAAAGGGAATGTACAACATCTTCTTCACCGTGTTCTTGGGCACGCTCGCGTTTGCCTGCTTCGAGTCGTTCTTCTTCATCGGCTACCTGATCGCCATCGCGCTGTTCGGCCTGTTCCAAGCGCTCTTTATGGCTAACGCCGGCGGCGCATGGGACAATGCCAAGAAGATCGTAGAGGTGGAACTGAAAGAGAAGGGCACCGATCTGCACGCGGCCACAGTCGTAGGCGATACGGTCGGCGATCCGTTCAAGGACACCTCGTCCGTCGCGATGAACCCGATCATCAAGTTCACCACGCTCTTTGGGTTGCTGGCGGTCGAACTGGCCGAGCAACTGACGACCGACCAGCGACATATTGCAGCGGGCTTGCTGTTCCTGGGTTGTCTCTACTTTGTCCATCGGTCGTTCTACGGCATGAGAATCCAGACAGGAAAGCTGGTAAAAGCGCACTAG
- the atpF gene encoding F0F1 ATP synthase subunit B — protein MMDTLWTKGLAWSLAADDGHGGGGDLLSLLGIDFNILIIQGVGFLILLFILSKFLWNPMKAQLESRRQDIASTYDKIEADRAHMDRVRSDYEYRLAQIEIEAREKIQSAVSEAQKLREDILEEARKQGEEVVGRAQEQARLEQEKALTEMQTFVTDLALKATERLLNEEMNEPRHKRLVEEFIAKAGAR, from the coding sequence ATGATGGACACCCTGTGGACAAAGGGGCTGGCATGGTCGCTGGCGGCCGACGACGGCCACGGCGGCGGCGGAGACTTGCTGTCGCTGCTAGGCATCGACTTCAACATCCTGATCATCCAGGGCGTTGGGTTTCTGATCTTGCTGTTTATCCTCAGCAAGTTTCTGTGGAACCCGATGAAAGCGCAATTGGAATCTCGCCGACAGGACATTGCTTCGACCTATGACAAGATCGAAGCCGACCGGGCGCACATGGATCGCGTTCGGTCGGATTATGAGTATCGATTGGCTCAGATCGAGATTGAAGCGCGAGAGAAAATTCAGTCGGCGGTCAGCGAGGCGCAAAAACTGAGGGAAGATATTCTTGAAGAAGCGCGCAAACAAGGCGAAGAAGTGGTCGGCCGCGCGCAAGAACAGGCTCGGCTGGAGCAGGAGAAGGCTCTGACAGAGATGCAGACCTTTGTAACGGATCTGGCGCTGAAGGCGACGGAACGGTTGCTCAACGAAGAGATGAACGAGCCGAGGCACAAGCGACTGGTCGAAGAGTTTATCGCCAAGGCGGGAGCGCGCTAA
- the atpB gene encoding F0F1 ATP synthase subunit A — MDHHPHPYAFVAYSLIVIVGLAVFAILASTRRQRVPTGAQNWGEWMYESFEGMVTSVTGPAGRKYTPLVGTLFLFILFSNLIGLMPGGVAPTASLNTTIALALIVFVYVQFEGIRANGIKGYFGHFAGGGQVPIALAPLLFVIELVGEIAKPLSLAIRLYGNMFGKEKVILALIATFAIPLIKSYYFPLPIQFPILVFGVLVSFVQAFVFSLLTAIYLGLMTAHHDEHAHAEAHH; from the coding sequence CGCAGTTTTCGCCATTCTTGCTTCCACCCGTCGCCAGCGCGTACCTACCGGCGCTCAAAATTGGGGCGAATGGATGTACGAGAGCTTTGAAGGGATGGTTACCAGCGTTACGGGACCGGCCGGTCGCAAATACACCCCTCTTGTCGGCACGCTCTTTCTCTTCATCCTGTTTTCTAATCTGATCGGCCTAATGCCGGGCGGCGTCGCACCGACGGCCAGTCTGAATACGACGATCGCGCTTGCGCTGATCGTTTTTGTTTATGTGCAGTTCGAAGGCATCCGTGCTAACGGAATCAAGGGCTACTTTGGTCACTTTGCAGGCGGCGGGCAGGTGCCTATCGCGCTTGCGCCGTTGCTGTTCGTCATCGAACTGGTCGGCGAGATTGCCAAGCCGCTTTCGCTGGCGATTCGACTTTACGGAAACATGTTCGGCAAGGAGAAGGTTATCTTGGCGCTGATCGCGACCTTTGCGATACCGCTGATCAAGTCGTACTATTTTCCTCTGCCGATCCAGTTTCCCATATTAGTTTTCGGCGTGTTGGTGTCGTTCGTCCAGGCGTTCGTCTTCTCGTTGTTGACGGCGATCTATCTTGGGCTGATGACCGCGCACCATGACGAACACGCTCATGCCGAGGCGCATCACTAG